The proteins below are encoded in one region of Metabacillus dongyingensis:
- a CDS encoding ABC-F family ATP-binding cassette domain-containing protein, with amino-acid sequence MITVSNVGLRYGDRKLFEDVNIKFTPGNCYGLIGANGAGKSTFIKILSGEIEAQTGNVSLGPGERLAVLKQNHFEYEDYEVMKVVIMGHARLYEVMQEKDAIYMKADFSDEDGMRAAELEGEFAELNGWEAESEAAILLKGLGITDELHSKKMADLTGGDKVKVLLAQALFGKPDVLLLDEPTNHLDIKAIQWLEEFLINFENTVIVVSHDRHFLNKVCTHIADLDYGKIQVYVGNYDFWYESSQLASRMASDANKKKEEKIKELQAFIARFSANASKSKQATSRKKLLDKISLDDIRPSSRRYPWVGFTPEREIGNDVLRVDGISKTIDGVKVLDNVSFIMNKEDKIALVGRDEIAITALFKILMGEMEADSGTFKWGVTTSQAYFPKDNSEFFEGVESNLVDWLRQYSPNDQSESFLRGFLGRMLFSGEEVLKKASVLSGGEKVRCMLSKMMLSSSNILLLDEPTNHLDLESITALNNGLIAFKGAMIFTSHDHQFVQTIANRIIEVTPNGVIDKQMSYDEYLENEDVQKQIQTMYA; translated from the coding sequence ATGATTACAGTAAGCAATGTAGGATTGCGCTATGGTGACCGCAAACTTTTTGAAGATGTTAACATAAAATTCACCCCTGGCAACTGCTATGGTTTAATTGGAGCAAACGGTGCTGGGAAATCTACCTTTATTAAGATTCTCTCAGGCGAGATTGAAGCACAGACAGGAAACGTGAGCTTAGGACCTGGAGAGCGTCTGGCTGTTCTTAAACAAAATCACTTTGAATATGAAGACTATGAAGTGATGAAGGTTGTCATAATGGGTCATGCACGCCTTTATGAAGTCATGCAGGAGAAGGATGCCATTTACATGAAAGCTGACTTCTCAGATGAAGACGGCATGCGGGCAGCCGAACTTGAAGGCGAATTTGCCGAACTTAATGGGTGGGAAGCAGAGAGTGAAGCTGCCATTCTATTAAAAGGACTTGGCATTACTGATGAGCTTCATTCGAAGAAAATGGCTGACTTAACAGGCGGAGACAAAGTGAAAGTATTACTTGCTCAAGCATTGTTTGGCAAGCCTGACGTTCTTCTTCTTGATGAGCCTACGAACCACTTGGACATCAAAGCGATTCAATGGCTGGAAGAGTTCCTGATCAATTTTGAAAATACTGTTATTGTCGTATCCCATGACCGTCACTTCCTTAATAAAGTATGTACGCATATTGCAGACCTTGATTATGGGAAAATTCAGGTTTATGTCGGAAACTATGATTTCTGGTATGAATCAAGTCAGCTTGCGAGCCGCATGGCATCTGATGCAAACAAGAAAAAAGAAGAGAAAATCAAAGAGCTTCAAGCGTTTATCGCGCGATTCAGTGCAAATGCATCGAAATCAAAGCAGGCAACATCAAGAAAGAAATTGCTTGATAAAATTTCTCTTGATGATATCAGACCATCTTCACGCCGCTATCCTTGGGTCGGCTTTACACCTGAGCGTGAAATCGGCAATGATGTTCTGCGCGTTGACGGCATTTCAAAAACAATTGACGGAGTAAAAGTTCTTGATAATGTAAGCTTTATTATGAATAAAGAAGATAAAATCGCTCTTGTCGGCCGTGATGAAATCGCGATTACAGCTTTATTTAAAATTCTGATGGGTGAAATGGAAGCAGACAGCGGAACATTCAAATGGGGAGTAACAACTTCTCAAGCGTATTTCCCTAAAGACAACAGCGAATTTTTCGAAGGCGTAGAATCAAACCTTGTAGACTGGCTTCGCCAATACTCGCCGAACGACCAAAGCGAAAGCTTCCTTCGCGGGTTCCTTGGAAGAATGCTCTTCTCAGGCGAAGAAGTTCTCAAAAAAGCAAGCGTCTTATCGGGTGGAGAAAAAGTCCGCTGCATGCTGTCTAAAATGATGCTAAGCAGCTCAAACATTCTGCTTTTAGATGAGCCTACGAACCATTTAGACTTAGAATCAATCACTGCACTTAACAACGGATTAATCGCATTCAAGGGCGCAATGATTTTCACATCTCATGACCATCAGTTTGTTCAAACGATTGCAAATCGCATCATTGAAGTAACACCAAATGGCGTTATTGACAAACAAATGTCATATGATGAGTACCTAGAGAATGAGGATGTTCAAAAACAGATTCAAACAATGTATGCATAG
- a CDS encoding glycine betaine ABC transporter substrate-binding protein — translation MNVLWSPHWVFADYKIKYLKYPKAPDKIHSMSPIRFTEEHPEIVKWMSEWKMNDKLLNSLIKYVQEESLTQEQMPVKKMDG, via the coding sequence GTGAATGTGCTTTGGAGTCCGCACTGGGTTTTTGCGGATTACAAAATCAAATATTTAAAGTATCCCAAAGCACCTGACAAAATCCACTCCATGTCCCCCATTCGGTTTACTGAAGAACACCCTGAAATCGTAAAATGGATGTCAGAATGGAAAATGAATGATAAACTGTTAAATTCCCTTATTAAATACGTACAGGAAGAGTCTCTCACACAAGAACAGATGCCTGTGAAAAAGATGGATGGATAA